The Opitutales bacterium ASA1 genome window below encodes:
- a CDS encoding TonB-dependent siderophore receptor, whose product MNTRITTFGLSLLAVLGSASVSAQTTSEPTDSSDAIELPDFTVSSQSIDRYRASEAVSAARIRAPLIDTPSSISVMTRDLIEDIQPQRLFDATRYIAGVQEGRGTTFSDRQIIRGFESDGRTVDNFRDSTGLNFPEAIVDRIEVTKGPNAILSPGGVPGGAINVITKSPTFDRRHSVTALVGLYDAQKLTFDLSDSVADSEALAYRLVGSWQDSARYWSSDAKLKHKLIAPSITWRLGRNTQLTAKYFYYDSWIFREPLYILDASVDAATTPILAPGFEPKSLNGIAPWSGLSMQTHSGHFQLSTSFNDRVSMRLAGQAVYFTEDSEQQIVATSGFSNRYNPSTGELTQDYTWTLDGQGQPVSTFSPYYNPSNLPTQAELDDGVVKLAALQNDWVLRFNPSGLHLQTVAGWAVSTNHGSDQRWRVPLPGIDLANPVAAARHSWTGGEPETRHVANENFDWQAYVNQRVTALDGRLILNAGALRYGTDTSSIDYRTGAPANKLQSEKNMYLGSIMYKVLPNMSLYYSYSTNATPAIVNERPLWREGKQQEIGAKWQTSDGKFSVNTSYFEISQTNVSVPNPDRLVDPNAPGSLVSDLDNHGWELEVSGAITDRLSVYGSVSLLKLRDSLGRPIRAVADELAAVMFSYRFGEGALHGLALNAGAVYTSERPGDATPINFTSLNVVTKQSFFIPSYTLYNIGASYGWDRYNVRLYLDNVTDKKDFVYLAGSRVATGTAPGINARLSLTVKF is encoded by the coding sequence ATGAATACCCGTATAACGACCTTCGGACTGAGTTTGCTCGCAGTCCTCGGCTCTGCGTCGGTCTCGGCACAAACTACTTCCGAGCCCACCGATTCCTCGGACGCGATCGAACTCCCCGACTTCACCGTGTCGTCTCAATCGATAGATCGCTATCGCGCTTCGGAAGCCGTTTCGGCCGCGCGTATCCGCGCCCCGCTCATCGACACACCCAGTTCGATCAGCGTCATGACGCGAGACTTGATCGAGGACATACAGCCTCAGCGCCTCTTCGATGCGACTCGATACATCGCGGGAGTGCAGGAAGGGAGAGGTACGACCTTTTCCGACCGCCAGATCATCCGAGGCTTCGAGAGCGATGGTCGCACAGTGGACAACTTTCGCGACTCCACGGGCCTGAATTTCCCCGAGGCCATCGTCGATCGGATCGAAGTCACGAAAGGTCCCAACGCAATCCTCTCGCCGGGCGGTGTGCCCGGCGGAGCGATCAACGTAATCACCAAATCGCCGACGTTCGACCGTCGCCACAGCGTCACAGCTCTGGTGGGTTTGTACGATGCGCAGAAGCTGACGTTCGACCTTTCCGACTCCGTCGCCGACAGCGAAGCACTCGCCTACCGACTCGTCGGCAGTTGGCAGGACTCCGCGCGCTACTGGTCGTCGGATGCGAAACTGAAGCACAAGCTCATCGCGCCTTCGATCACTTGGAGACTTGGACGCAACACTCAGCTCACCGCCAAATACTTCTACTACGATTCGTGGATCTTCCGCGAACCGCTCTACATTCTGGATGCCTCGGTAGACGCTGCGACGACCCCGATTCTGGCCCCGGGGTTCGAACCGAAGAGTCTGAACGGCATCGCACCTTGGAGCGGTCTCTCCATGCAAACGCACTCCGGCCATTTCCAACTGAGCACATCCTTCAACGACCGCGTGTCGATGCGCCTGGCTGGGCAAGCGGTCTACTTCACCGAGGATTCCGAACAACAGATCGTAGCGACCTCCGGCTTCTCCAACCGTTACAATCCCTCTACCGGCGAACTCACTCAAGACTACACCTGGACTCTCGACGGCCAAGGGCAACCCGTGTCGACGTTCTCACCCTACTACAATCCCTCCAATCTGCCGACACAGGCGGAGCTGGACGACGGCGTCGTCAAACTCGCGGCGCTTCAGAACGATTGGGTTCTCCGCTTCAACCCGAGCGGTCTTCACTTGCAGACGGTCGCCGGGTGGGCCGTTTCGACCAACCACGGATCCGATCAGCGCTGGCGGGTACCGCTTCCGGGCATCGATCTCGCGAATCCGGTCGCCGCGGCCCGGCACTCTTGGACCGGCGGTGAACCCGAGACGCGCCACGTCGCCAACGAGAACTTCGATTGGCAGGCTTACGTCAACCAACGGGTGACGGCCCTCGACGGTCGGTTGATCCTCAACGCCGGCGCTCTCCGTTACGGCACCGACACCAGTTCCATCGACTATCGTACCGGCGCTCCCGCGAACAAACTGCAATCCGAGAAGAACATGTATCTCGGGAGCATCATGTACAAGGTTCTTCCGAACATGTCTCTCTACTACAGCTACTCGACCAACGCGACCCCGGCGATCGTCAACGAGCGCCCGCTCTGGCGAGAAGGAAAGCAACAGGAGATCGGTGCCAAGTGGCAGACGTCCGACGGCAAATTCTCCGTCAACACCTCCTACTTCGAAATCTCTCAGACGAACGTCTCGGTACCGAACCCCGATCGACTCGTAGATCCGAACGCCCCGGGTTCACTCGTGTCCGATCTGGACAACCACGGCTGGGAGCTCGAAGTCAGCGGTGCGATCACGGATCGGCTCTCGGTCTACGGGAGCGTGTCGTTGTTGAAGCTGCGCGACAGTCTCGGCCGACCCATCCGCGCAGTCGCCGATGAACTGGCCGCTGTGATGTTCAGCTATCGCTTCGGCGAAGGAGCCTTGCACGGCCTCGCGCTGAACGCCGGCGCCGTCTACACGAGCGAGCGACCGGGCGACGCCACACCGATCAACTTCACCTCGTTGAACGTGGTCACCAAACAGAGCTTCTTCATCCCGTCCTACACGCTCTACAACATCGGTGCGTCCTACGGATGGGATCGCTACAACGTCCGTCTCTACCTCGACAACGTCACCGACAAGAAGGACTTCGTGTACCTGGCCGGTAGCCGAGTCGCGACCGGCACTGCACCCGGCATCAACGCGCGACTCTCTCTCACGGTGAAGTTCTGA
- a CDS encoding efflux RND transporter permease subunit: protein MNDADSNPEPRSRGVIAWFKDNHVAANILMVFLVIGGLVSALNMRTETFPTIDPRLITVSVAYPGATPYEVADSITSRIEEAVRGIEGVKRVTATASEGRGVVNIELKDFTDPDDIYDEVDTAVNGLSTFPPADAERPIVAKVRPTPNVLTLAIHGAAPEKTLRFWADRLQDDIRQLPGVALTTLRGIRDYQISIEVSEETLRHHGLSLATVADAVAAFSSDVPAGTVESSQGEILLRVQEKRRSGPEFESIAIRTLPDGSVLRLRDVATVVDGLQDSNLTSRFNGERAAFIDVKRSETGDTLKVARSVKDYLKTLSLPAGVSVSVQQDDTVALRDRTSLMLRNGVLGFVLVFLILTLFLDLKLAIWTSSAIPVSFLGGLMVLNFLGYSINMVSLFALIVVLGIVVDDGIVTGESIFDAQERAKGDPNAVIRGVRAVIAPVTVGVTTTMAAFAPLLFSTGTIGQVIKVVPAVVIVILFVSLMEAYFILPSHLARPTRWSRGVMATMRDRVAGGLDAFVVRWVSPFVQRTIRFRYVTFSVFLAITIVTIGMVRGGVVRFIFFPQIEGDRINISLTMPQGTPFAVTERAVGVIEQAVRTVSDDIEAKTGSSAVESVSVSIGSVSVERGGPGGGGESESGSQLAEVRVQLLPSDFRSHTASQIESLIRDRVRGLTGVESLEFQSSLVAGGAAIDVELSHSEESELNAAAERLQRALEGIKGTVNIANSHSGGKTEYLFKLTPEGLAVGLTSQELGRQLRTAFFGQEVQRIQRGDSEVIVYVRYPKAERESLVTLRDARIRLADGREVPLGSVATIEEQVGYSQINTVNGRRVVSVTADVDAAITTPNDVIAILNAKVLPELGDRYPGLRYGYEGATREANQDLSSLLRNMLIAMMLIYVILGAQLRSYLQPVVIMSAIPFGVIGAILGHFLLGYDLTFVSFFGIVALMGVVVNDSVVMLDYMNECRAGGMDMMDSAMAAIRRRFRPIILTTLTTCLGLLPMLLETSAQARFLLPMVVSLATGIVFATTITLVLVPALLLMFEDVKRGGRRLAGRA from the coding sequence ATGAACGACGCCGACTCCAATCCCGAGCCCCGCTCGCGCGGCGTCATCGCATGGTTCAAGGATAACCATGTCGCCGCCAACATCCTCATGGTGTTTCTCGTCATCGGCGGACTCGTGAGCGCGCTGAACATGCGCACCGAGACCTTCCCGACGATCGATCCGCGTCTCATCACGGTGTCCGTGGCCTATCCGGGCGCCACGCCCTACGAGGTCGCCGACTCCATCACCAGTCGCATCGAGGAGGCCGTGCGCGGCATCGAGGGCGTCAAGCGCGTCACCGCCACCGCCTCGGAGGGACGCGGCGTGGTCAACATCGAGCTCAAGGACTTTACCGATCCCGATGATATTTATGACGAGGTGGACACCGCGGTGAACGGACTGAGCACGTTCCCGCCCGCCGACGCCGAGCGGCCCATCGTGGCCAAGGTGCGTCCGACGCCCAACGTGCTCACCCTCGCCATCCATGGCGCGGCGCCGGAGAAGACGTTGCGCTTTTGGGCCGACCGGCTCCAGGACGACATCCGGCAACTGCCGGGCGTCGCGTTGACCACGCTGCGCGGCATCCGGGATTATCAGATATCGATCGAAGTATCCGAAGAGACGTTGCGCCACCACGGCCTTTCCCTCGCGACCGTGGCCGACGCGGTCGCGGCGTTTTCGTCCGACGTTCCGGCCGGCACGGTCGAGTCTTCACAAGGCGAGATCCTTTTGCGCGTGCAGGAAAAACGCCGCAGCGGACCGGAGTTCGAGAGCATCGCCATTCGCACCTTGCCGGACGGCTCGGTTCTGCGCCTGCGCGATGTCGCCACGGTCGTGGACGGATTGCAGGACAGCAATCTGACCAGTCGCTTCAACGGCGAGCGCGCCGCCTTCATCGATGTGAAGCGCAGCGAGACGGGCGACACCCTCAAGGTCGCGCGTTCGGTGAAGGACTACCTGAAAACCCTCTCGCTGCCCGCCGGCGTGTCCGTCTCCGTGCAGCAGGACGACACGGTGGCGCTGCGTGACCGCACGAGTCTTATGCTGCGCAACGGCGTGCTCGGCTTCGTGCTCGTGTTCCTGATCCTTACGCTGTTCCTCGACCTCAAGCTCGCCATCTGGACCAGCTCGGCGATTCCGGTCTCGTTCCTCGGCGGGCTCATGGTGCTGAACTTTCTCGGCTACAGCATCAACATGGTCTCGCTCTTCGCGCTCATCGTGGTGCTCGGCATCGTGGTGGACGACGGCATCGTGACCGGCGAGAGCATCTTCGACGCGCAGGAGCGGGCCAAGGGCGACCCCAACGCCGTCATTCGCGGCGTGCGCGCCGTCATCGCGCCGGTCACGGTCGGCGTCACCACCACCATGGCCGCGTTTGCACCGCTGCTGTTCAGCACCGGCACCATCGGGCAGGTCATCAAGGTCGTGCCCGCCGTGGTCATCGTGATCCTCTTCGTTTCGTTGATGGAGGCGTATTTCATTTTGCCGTCTCATCTTGCGCGGCCCACGCGTTGGAGCCGTGGCGTGATGGCCACGATGCGCGACCGGGTGGCGGGCGGTTTGGATGCGTTTGTCGTGCGCTGGGTGTCGCCGTTCGTGCAACGGACGATCCGTTTCCGCTATGTCACCTTCTCGGTGTTTCTCGCCATCACCATCGTCACCATCGGCATGGTGCGCGGCGGGGTGGTGCGGTTCATCTTCTTTCCGCAGATCGAGGGCGACCGGATCAACATCAGCCTGACGATGCCGCAGGGCACGCCCTTCGCGGTGACCGAACGCGCCGTCGGAGTGATCGAACAGGCCGTGCGCACGGTCAGCGATGACATCGAGGCGAAGACCGGTTCGTCCGCCGTGGAGAGTGTTTCCGTGAGCATCGGCAGCGTATCGGTGGAACGCGGCGGTCCCGGTGGCGGCGGTGAGAGCGAGTCGGGCTCACAACTCGCGGAGGTGCGCGTGCAGTTGCTGCCGTCGGACTTCCGCTCGCACACCGCCTCGCAGATCGAGAGCCTGATCCGCGACCGGGTGCGCGGCCTGACCGGCGTCGAATCGCTGGAGTTCCAAAGCTCGCTGGTCGCGGGCGGCGCCGCCATCGACGTCGAACTCAGCCACTCCGAGGAGTCGGAGCTCAACGCCGCCGCCGAACGCCTGCAGCGTGCGCTCGAAGGCATCAAGGGCACGGTCAACATCGCCAACAGTCACAGCGGTGGGAAGACCGAATACCTTTTCAAACTCACCCCCGAGGGTCTGGCGGTCGGGCTCACGTCGCAGGAACTCGGACGTCAGTTGCGCACGGCCTTCTTCGGCCAGGAGGTGCAGCGCATCCAGCGCGGCGACTCGGAGGTGATCGTCTATGTGCGCTACCCGAAGGCCGAGCGCGAAAGCCTGGTGACCCTGCGTGACGCGCGCATCCGGCTGGCCGACGGCCGCGAGGTGCCGCTCGGCTCCGTGGCGACCATCGAAGAGCAGGTCGGCTACTCGCAGATCAATACCGTCAACGGCCGCCGCGTGGTCAGCGTGACCGCTGATGTGGACGCGGCCATCACGACGCCCAACGACGTCATCGCCATCCTCAACGCCAAGGTCCTCCCTGAGCTCGGCGACCGGTATCCGGGGCTCCGATACGGTTACGAAGGCGCGACGCGCGAGGCGAATCAGGATTTGTCGAGCCTGCTGCGCAACATGCTGATCGCGATGATGCTGATCTATGTCATTCTCGGCGCACAGCTCCGCAGCTACCTGCAGCCGGTCGTGATCATGTCGGCGATACCGTTCGGCGTGATCGGCGCGATCCTCGGACACTTCCTCCTCGGCTACGATCTGACCTTTGTTTCGTTCTTCGGCATCGTCGCGCTGATGGGCGTGGTGGTGAACGACTCGGTGGTGATGCTCGACTACATGAACGAGTGCCGGGCGGGCGGCATGGACATGATGGACAGCGCCATGGCTGCGATCCGACGGCGTTTCCGCCCGATTATACTGACGACGCTCACCACCTGCCTGGGACTGCTGCCCATGTTGCTGGAGACAAGCGCGCAGGCGCGGTTTCTCCTTCCGATGGTGGTTTCGCTGGCGACCGGTATTGTCTTCGCAACGACGATCACCCTCGTGCTCGTGCCGGCCCTGCTGCTGATGTTCGAGGATGTGAAACGCGGCGGCCGCCGGCTGGCCGGCCGGGCGTGA
- a CDS encoding glycoside hydrolase family 28 protein, translating into MLFDSDSRTACPALAGLLLFLSAHAAAASIRHEEIAVEAPFPMPAIRVPVFPDRDFLVTDFGARPGEDATDAVRRAVAACHEAGGGRVVVPAGTWDTGPVHLRSGVNLHLAEGATLLFSADPRDYLPAVQTSWEGMECFNYSPLVYAFESENVALTGKGRLEARMDVWRTWFARPEPHMHALKMLYAMASTDVPVAQRQMAVGENNLRPQFVQFNRCRNVLIEDVTIRHSPFWTVHLLLCESVVVRRIDISAYGHNNDGINPEMSRNVLVEDCRLDQGDDPFAIKAGRNRDAWRLGVPTENIVIRRCTINRGHQLAALGSELSAGIRNVYIHDCTFENADYRLQNVIFVKTNHRRGGFVENVFVENIRAHEVRYSVLAIETDVLYQWRSLVPTFEERLTTIRGITLRDVAVKQTGAQPFRLLGDARAPIADVTLERIEVGTAHIARNRYEFAHDIREIDVRIGEILPEDPQAQRPR; encoded by the coding sequence ATGCTCTTCGATTCGGACTCCCGCACTGCTTGTCCCGCCCTCGCCGGCCTCCTCCTTTTCCTCTCGGCCCACGCGGCCGCGGCGTCCATTCGCCACGAGGAGATCGCCGTCGAGGCACCCTTCCCCATGCCCGCGATCCGCGTGCCGGTGTTTCCCGATCGCGACTTCCTCGTCACCGACTTCGGCGCGCGCCCGGGTGAAGACGCCACCGACGCCGTTCGACGAGCCGTCGCCGCCTGCCACGAAGCCGGCGGTGGTCGCGTCGTCGTGCCTGCAGGTACGTGGGACACCGGTCCGGTTCATCTCCGCAGTGGCGTGAACCTGCATCTCGCCGAAGGCGCCACGTTGCTCTTCAGCGCCGACCCGCGCGACTACCTGCCCGCCGTGCAGACGAGTTGGGAAGGCATGGAATGCTTCAACTACTCGCCTCTCGTCTACGCCTTCGAGAGCGAGAACGTCGCCCTCACCGGCAAAGGCCGCCTCGAAGCGCGCATGGACGTCTGGCGCACGTGGTTCGCTCGCCCCGAACCCCACATGCACGCGCTGAAGATGCTCTACGCGATGGCCTCGACCGACGTCCCCGTCGCCCAGCGGCAGATGGCGGTCGGCGAAAACAACCTCCGCCCCCAGTTCGTGCAGTTCAACCGCTGCCGCAACGTCCTGATCGAAGACGTCACCATCCGCCACAGTCCGTTCTGGACCGTTCACTTGCTCCTCTGCGAATCCGTCGTCGTCCGCCGCATCGACATCTCCGCCTACGGTCACAACAACGACGGCATCAACCCGGAGATGTCCCGCAACGTCCTCGTCGAAGACTGCCGACTCGACCAAGGAGACGATCCCTTCGCGATCAAAGCAGGACGCAACCGCGACGCCTGGCGCCTCGGTGTGCCGACCGAGAACATCGTCATCCGCCGCTGCACGATCAACCGCGGCCATCAACTCGCCGCCCTCGGCAGCGAACTCTCCGCCGGCATCCGCAACGTCTACATCCACGACTGCACGTTCGAGAACGCCGACTACCGCCTGCAAAACGTGATCTTCGTCAAGACCAACCACCGTCGGGGAGGCTTCGTCGAAAACGTATTCGTGGAAAACATACGCGCACACGAGGTTCGCTACAGCGTGCTCGCGATCGAGACCGACGTGCTCTATCAATGGCGCTCGCTCGTCCCCACGTTCGAAGAGCGTCTCACCACGATCCGCGGCATCACCTTGCGCGACGTGGCCGTGAAGCAAACCGGCGCTCAGCCGTTCCGCCTCCTCGGCGACGCCCGCGCCCCGATCGCGGACGTCACGCTGGAGCGCATCGAGGTCGGCACCGCCCACATCGCCCGCAACCGCTACGAGTTCGCCCACGACATCCGCGAAATCGACGTCCGCATCGGCGAGATCCTCCCGGAGGACCCACAGGCCCAGCGCCCGCGGTGA
- a CDS encoding family 43 glycosylhydrolase, with protein MNDPLLRLPTTLSRHVSSAFRTAVLGSSLLVLDASAVEVHPAIRTNASEAIVSGVPWFDQRGIAVSARGAGILKEGERWYLFGEFKQDHGNAFVGFSCYSSTDLVNWRFENVVLPTQPDGRLGPDRVGERPKVLKCPATGEFVMYMHTDDRGYRDPAVGYATSPTINGVYTFHGPLLHNGEIIKKWDMSAFQDDDGAGYLVTHSGNIFRLADDYRSVVEPVVQDMTPGFESPAIFKREGVYYWLGSGLTGWERNDNTYFTAPSLRGPWKPRGHFAPVGSLTWNSQTTFVLPVAGSEGTTFVYMGDRWAHPRQNTAATYVWQPLHFAEDGTMSLPEFRQSWNLDTLTGRWSEARVAGSLVDIRDYPGVRVEGTWTRHTDSDGHTDLRSAEKGASLTIPFTGTRIGFHAVARPDGGFGRVEIRDAGGDLVLHSIVETYCLYSEASLKFLGPELERGDYSLTVTVLGERFFWQAKTATYGSHGDYVSVQKILLVE; from the coding sequence ATGAACGATCCGCTCCTTCGTCTCCCGACGACTTTGTCCCGCCACGTTTCCTCAGCTTTCCGCACGGCGGTCCTCGGTTCGTCCCTTCTCGTGCTCGATGCAAGTGCCGTGGAGGTTCATCCCGCCATCCGAACGAACGCGAGCGAGGCGATCGTATCCGGTGTCCCTTGGTTCGATCAACGCGGCATCGCCGTCAGCGCACGAGGCGCCGGCATCCTGAAGGAAGGCGAACGCTGGTATCTCTTCGGCGAATTCAAGCAAGACCACGGCAACGCGTTCGTCGGGTTCAGCTGCTATTCCTCGACGGACTTGGTGAACTGGCGCTTCGAAAACGTGGTTCTTCCCACGCAACCGGACGGTCGCCTCGGCCCCGATCGGGTCGGAGAACGCCCGAAGGTCCTGAAGTGCCCCGCCACGGGCGAGTTCGTCATGTACATGCACACCGACGACCGTGGCTACCGCGACCCGGCCGTCGGCTATGCCACCAGCCCCACGATCAACGGCGTCTACACGTTCCACGGTCCTTTGCTGCACAACGGCGAAATCATCAAGAAGTGGGACATGTCGGCCTTTCAGGACGACGACGGCGCTGGCTACCTCGTCACGCATTCGGGCAACATCTTCCGATTGGCCGACGACTACCGAAGTGTCGTCGAACCAGTTGTCCAAGATATGACTCCGGGTTTCGAGTCACCGGCGATCTTCAAAAGGGAAGGTGTCTACTACTGGCTGGGATCCGGCCTCACTGGTTGGGAGCGCAACGACAACACCTACTTCACGGCCCCTTCCTTGCGCGGCCCGTGGAAGCCACGTGGACATTTCGCACCGGTCGGCTCGCTCACCTGGAATTCGCAAACGACCTTCGTGCTTCCAGTCGCCGGAAGCGAGGGGACGACCTTCGTCTACATGGGTGACCGCTGGGCGCATCCCCGACAAAACACCGCCGCGACCTACGTCTGGCAACCGCTTCACTTCGCCGAGGACGGCACGATGTCCCTGCCCGAGTTTCGGCAGAGTTGGAACCTCGACACGCTCACCGGGCGATGGTCCGAGGCCCGCGTCGCGGGATCACTCGTCGACATCCGAGACTATCCCGGCGTACGCGTCGAAGGTACGTGGACCAGACACACCGATTCGGACGGTCACACAGATCTTCGCTCCGCCGAGAAGGGCGCGTCCCTCACGATTCCCTTCACCGGCACGCGTATCGGCTTCCATGCAGTCGCGCGCCCCGACGGCGGCTTCGGGCGTGTGGAAATCCGTGATGCCGGCGGGGATCTCGTTCTGCATTCGATCGTCGAGACCTACTGTCTCTACAGCGAAGCCTCGCTGAAGTTTCTCGGCCCCGAACTCGAACGGGGCGACTACTCCCTCACCGTCACCGTCCTCGGTGAACGGTTTTTCTGGCAGGCCAAGACGGCAACCTACGGCAGTCACGGAGACTACGTCTCCGTTCAGAAGATATTGTTGGTCGAATAG
- a CDS encoding beta-galactosidase GalA yields the protein MPIVRLPNWTDAVDVSSRTYDFNTGWRFMRGDPDGAEATDHDDAAWRNLDVPHDWSIEGPFSPSGPDAQRIAYLPTGTGWYRKSFRVPRSFDDKKLFVEFEGVFRNAEVFLNGRAIGGRAYGYSTFRLELTPHLDSRGDNILAVRVQNDTTADPFSRWYTGSGIYRNVRLVVTDPLHVAHWGTMVTTPSVSDTRATIRVETRIQNAYTSERLCVLTSRIIAPDGRIVAESVADRTISPLTEHSFTQELVVSSPRRWSPDSPDLYNLVSVVRSDDRTLDIHETRFGIRTIAFDRDRGFLLNDRPVKMKGVNLHHDAGALGAAVPAATWERRLRILKSIGCNAVRTSHNPPSPDLLDLCDRMGFLVVDEAFDRWTAPYGDTVPQWGRLDLTDMIRRDRNHPCVVMWSVGNELDTQGEPVFMDKLRELVRWTRETDATRPVTVVLAPKRFDTLEQHVDHVTTIAEQVDVIGLNYQEHLFEALHEAAPHLAIFAAESYPYYRGDGLVHDAYLPRNPWLDAEKHAYVAGTYYWAGFAYLGEAAPKWPFHGWNGALFDTTGRPYPVAELIRSFWLDEPMVAIVAKNEAIDAPLPTRPHWSWPAMADHWTLPAALHGKNIEVVTFTNCDTVELMLDGVSLGTKRLVDFPDRMITWDVPYTPGAIEARGSVGGSVVATHRLQTAGRPARLTAHADRSSITADRRDVIHIDVRVTDDVGIRVPSTDHQLHYSVTGPGKIIAVDNGDVTSSDEPYQGQTRRAYFGQGHVVIRSTGHPGTIKLTATAAGLRPVELSIPSR from the coding sequence ATGCCAATCGTGCGACTCCCGAATTGGACCGACGCAGTCGATGTCTCCTCCCGCACCTACGATTTCAACACCGGGTGGCGATTCATGAGAGGCGACCCCGACGGTGCCGAAGCCACCGATCACGACGACGCCGCTTGGCGCAACCTGGACGTTCCACACGATTGGAGCATCGAAGGTCCCTTCTCGCCGTCCGGCCCCGATGCGCAACGCATAGCTTACCTACCCACAGGCACCGGATGGTATCGCAAGAGCTTTCGCGTCCCTCGCAGCTTCGACGACAAGAAACTCTTCGTGGAGTTCGAAGGCGTCTTTCGCAACGCCGAAGTCTTCCTGAACGGACGCGCCATCGGTGGTCGAGCCTACGGTTACAGCACATTCCGACTCGAGCTCACGCCTCACCTCGATTCACGGGGCGACAACATCCTCGCCGTGCGCGTGCAAAACGACACGACCGCCGATCCGTTCAGCCGTTGGTACACCGGCTCAGGCATCTATCGCAACGTCCGCCTCGTAGTCACGGACCCGCTCCACGTCGCCCACTGGGGAACTATGGTCACGACCCCTTCCGTGAGCGACACCCGCGCGACCATCCGAGTCGAGACTCGTATCCAGAACGCATATACATCCGAACGCCTTTGCGTCCTCACGAGCAGGATCATCGCACCCGACGGCCGAATCGTCGCCGAGTCCGTCGCCGATCGGACCATCTCGCCACTGACCGAGCATTCGTTCACTCAGGAACTGGTCGTCTCGTCCCCCCGACGCTGGTCGCCCGACTCCCCCGACCTCTACAACCTCGTCTCCGTGGTCAGGAGCGACGACCGAACGCTGGACATCCACGAGACACGATTCGGCATCCGCACCATCGCGTTCGACCGCGACCGAGGTTTCCTTCTCAACGACCGTCCAGTGAAGATGAAGGGTGTCAACCTGCACCATGACGCGGGGGCTTTGGGCGCGGCCGTGCCCGCCGCGACTTGGGAACGACGACTCCGCATCCTGAAGTCGATCGGCTGCAACGCCGTTCGCACCAGCCACAATCCGCCTTCGCCCGACTTGCTCGATCTTTGCGATCGGATGGGCTTTCTCGTCGTCGACGAGGCGTTCGACCGATGGACCGCGCCGTACGGCGACACGGTTCCGCAGTGGGGACGGCTGGATCTCACCGACATGATCCGCCGCGACCGCAACCACCCGTGCGTCGTCATGTGGAGCGTGGGCAACGAACTCGACACCCAAGGCGAACCCGTATTCATGGACAAACTACGGGAACTCGTGCGTTGGACTCGCGAGACCGATGCCACGCGCCCCGTGACCGTCGTCTTGGCTCCGAAGCGTTTCGACACGCTGGAGCAACACGTCGATCACGTCACGACCATCGCGGAACAGGTGGATGTCATCGGCCTCAACTATCAAGAACACCTCTTCGAAGCCCTCCATGAGGCCGCTCCCCATCTCGCGATCTTCGCCGCCGAAAGCTATCCCTACTATCGCGGCGACGGCCTCGTGCACGACGCCTATCTCCCGCGCAACCCGTGGCTCGACGCCGAAAAGCACGCCTACGTCGCCGGGACCTACTACTGGGCCGGCTTCGCCTACCTCGGCGAAGCCGCGCCCAAGTGGCCCTTCCACGGTTGGAACGGCGCGCTCTTCGACACCACCGGTCGTCCCTATCCGGTAGCCGAACTGATTCGCAGTTTCTGGCTCGACGAACCGATGGTCGCCATCGTCGCGAAGAACGAAGCCATCGACGCGCCACTACCCACTCGCCCTCATTGGAGTTGGCCTGCCATGGCCGATCACTGGACGCTTCCGGCCGCGCTGCACGGCAAGAACATCGAAGTGGTGACGTTCACCAACTGCGACACCGTCGAACTCATGCTCGATGGCGTCTCGCTGGGAACAAAGAGACTCGTCGACTTCCCCGATCGCATGATCACGTGGGACGTCCCCTACACTCCGGGAGCGATCGAAGCACGCGGCTCGGTCGGCGGTTCCGTCGTGGCGACGCATCGCCTCCAGACCGCGGGACGCCCGGCCCGACTCACCGCTCACGCAGATCGATCGAGCATAACCGCCGACCGCCGAGACGTGATTCACATCGACGTGCGCGTGACCGACGACGTCGGCATCCGCGTTCCTTCGACCGACCACCAGCTTCATTACTCCGTGACCGGCCCCGGCAAAATCATCGCGGTGGACAACGGTGATGTCACGAGCAGCGACGAGCCCTACCAAGGTCAAACCCGTCGCGCCTACTTCGGGCAAGGACACGTCGTCATCCGATCCACCGGCCATCCGGGCACCATAAAGCTCACCGCAACGGCTGCCGGTCTCCGCCCGGTGGAACTGTCCATTCCTTCGAGGTGA